From Papaver somniferum cultivar HN1 unplaced genomic scaffold, ASM357369v1 unplaced-scaffold_16, whole genome shotgun sequence, a single genomic window includes:
- the LOC113337446 gene encoding sucrose-phosphatase 2-like isoform X3 translates to MTLEKRRADSVDHHDHTSQLRFNALWESSYRHSSLLVFSTGRTVETYKWLKKDTPMLTPDIIITSVGTEIAYGESMVPDSGFEQFLNQNWDRDIVMEEADKFPQLKYQSESQQRQHKVSFDVEKEKAEGVMKALSECLENRGLDIKIIFSGGHALDVVPKRGGKGQALVYLLNKFGDRKQPRNTLVCGDSGNDAELFTVPDVYGVMVSNAMDELLLWHTENVKNNPKIIHATERCASGIIQAIGHFKLGPNLSPRDVMDFPEGSLSSKNPGHEIVKFYLFYERWRRADIANSGKYIPNLKAICCPSGVFVNPSGQQQSLHDCVDELPKFYGDKQGEKFRVWVDRVTSTQIGLDSWSIKFDKWELSDEGPKGCTVTVVLCTTESAPDRFVWMHMHQTWLTGFGATDQTYSWLF, encoded by the exons ATGACTTTGGAAAAGAGGAGGGCTGATTCG GTTGACCATCATGATCACACTTCACAGCTAAGGTTCAATGCTTTGTGGGAATCCAGTTACCGTCACAGTTCTTTGTTAGTTTTCTCGACGGGGCGTACAGTTGAAACTTACAAGTGGTTGAAGAAAGACACACCAATGTTGACTCCAGATATAATTATAACGTCTGTAGGAACTGAGATAGCATATGGTGAATCAATGGTGCCAGACAGTGGCTTTGAGCAATTTCTTAATCAAAACTGGGACCGAGACATTGTCATGGAGGAAGCAGATAAATTTCCTCAACTGAAATATCAG TCAGAGTCACAGCAAAGACAACATAAGGTTAGCTTTGATGTAGAGAAGGAGAAAGCCGAGGGGGTGATGAAGGCTCTCTCAGAGTGTCTTGAAAATCGTGGG TTGGACATAAAGATCATTTTTAGTGGAGGCCATGCTTTAGATGTTGTACCAAAACGTGGAGGTAAAGGGCAGGCTCTTGTCTATTTACTGAACAAATTTGGTGACAGAAAACAACCCCGTAATACTCTTGTTTGTGGTGATTCTGGCAATGATGCCGAGCTCTTCACCGTACCAGATGTGTATGGTGTCATG GTAAGCAATGCAATGGATGAGCTTCTGCTGTGGCACACAGAAAATGTGAAAAACAACCCTAAGATAATTCATGCAACTGAGAGGTGTGCATCTGGAATCATACAGGCCATTGGTCATTTCAAGTTAGGACCAAACCTTTCACCGAGAGATGTTATGGACTTCCCAGAGGGCAGCCTTTCCAGCAAAAATCCTGGTCATGAAATTGTAAAATTCTACTTGTTCTACGAGCGATGGCGACGTGCAGACATCGCCAACTCCGGAAAATATATTCCAAACTTAAAAGCAATCTGT TGCCCATCTGGAGTCTTTGTCAATCCGTCTGGACAACAGCAGTCACTTCATGACTGTGTAGATGAACTGCCAAAGTTCTATGGAGACAAACAAGGAGAAAAGTTCCGGGTATGGGTGGATCGAGTTACTTCTACACAAATTGGATTAGATTCATGGTCGATTAAGTTCGATAAGTGGGAGTTGTCCG ATGAAGGGCCAAAAGGTTGTACTGTTACTGTTGTATTATGCACCACG GAATCTGCACCAGATAGGTTTGTTTGGATGCATATGCACCAGACATGGCTGACTGGATTTGGAGCTACCGATCAAACTTACAGCTGGTTGTTCTAA
- the LOC113337446 gene encoding sucrose-phosphatase 2-like isoform X1, which translates to MLLPIQKDKIQKDKERGTSLVYSLCEKVLMDRLDGPANLMIVSDLDMTMVDHHDHTSQLRFNALWESSYRHSSLLVFSTGRTVETYKWLKKDTPMLTPDIIITSVGTEIAYGESMVPDSGFEQFLNQNWDRDIVMEEADKFPQLKYQSESQQRQHKVSFDVEKEKAEGVMKALSECLENRGLDIKIIFSGGHALDVVPKRGGKGQALVYLLNKFGDRKQPRNTLVCGDSGNDAELFTVPDVYGVMVSNAMDELLLWHTENVKNNPKIIHATERCASGIIQAIGHFKLGPNLSPRDVMDFPEGSLSSKNPGHEIVKFYLFYERWRRADIANSGKYIPNLKAICCPSGVFVNPSGQQQSLHDCVDELPKFYGDKQGEKFRVWVDRVTSTQIGLDSWSIKFDKWELSDEGPKGCTVTVVLCTTESAPDRFVWMHMHQTWLTGFGATDQTYSWLF; encoded by the exons ATGCTACTCCCTATTCAGAAAGACAAAATTCAGAAAGACAAAGAAAGAGGAACATCTCTAGTTTATTCTCTCTG CGAAAAAGTGCTCATGGATAGACTTGATGGTCCTGCAAATCTTATGATAGTGTCAGATCTTGACATGACAATG GTTGACCATCATGATCACACTTCACAGCTAAGGTTCAATGCTTTGTGGGAATCCAGTTACCGTCACAGTTCTTTGTTAGTTTTCTCGACGGGGCGTACAGTTGAAACTTACAAGTGGTTGAAGAAAGACACACCAATGTTGACTCCAGATATAATTATAACGTCTGTAGGAACTGAGATAGCATATGGTGAATCAATGGTGCCAGACAGTGGCTTTGAGCAATTTCTTAATCAAAACTGGGACCGAGACATTGTCATGGAGGAAGCAGATAAATTTCCTCAACTGAAATATCAG TCAGAGTCACAGCAAAGACAACATAAGGTTAGCTTTGATGTAGAGAAGGAGAAAGCCGAGGGGGTGATGAAGGCTCTCTCAGAGTGTCTTGAAAATCGTGGG TTGGACATAAAGATCATTTTTAGTGGAGGCCATGCTTTAGATGTTGTACCAAAACGTGGAGGTAAAGGGCAGGCTCTTGTCTATTTACTGAACAAATTTGGTGACAGAAAACAACCCCGTAATACTCTTGTTTGTGGTGATTCTGGCAATGATGCCGAGCTCTTCACCGTACCAGATGTGTATGGTGTCATG GTAAGCAATGCAATGGATGAGCTTCTGCTGTGGCACACAGAAAATGTGAAAAACAACCCTAAGATAATTCATGCAACTGAGAGGTGTGCATCTGGAATCATACAGGCCATTGGTCATTTCAAGTTAGGACCAAACCTTTCACCGAGAGATGTTATGGACTTCCCAGAGGGCAGCCTTTCCAGCAAAAATCCTGGTCATGAAATTGTAAAATTCTACTTGTTCTACGAGCGATGGCGACGTGCAGACATCGCCAACTCCGGAAAATATATTCCAAACTTAAAAGCAATCTGT TGCCCATCTGGAGTCTTTGTCAATCCGTCTGGACAACAGCAGTCACTTCATGACTGTGTAGATGAACTGCCAAAGTTCTATGGAGACAAACAAGGAGAAAAGTTCCGGGTATGGGTGGATCGAGTTACTTCTACACAAATTGGATTAGATTCATGGTCGATTAAGTTCGATAAGTGGGAGTTGTCCG ATGAAGGGCCAAAAGGTTGTACTGTTACTGTTGTATTATGCACCACG GAATCTGCACCAGATAGGTTTGTTTGGATGCATATGCACCAGACATGGCTGACTGGATTTGGAGCTACCGATCAAACTTACAGCTGGTTGTTCTAA
- the LOC113337446 gene encoding sucrose-phosphatase 2-like isoform X4, giving the protein MLTPDIIITSVGTEIAYGESMVPDSGFEQFLNQNWDRDIVMEEADKFPQLKYQSESQQRQHKVSFDVEKEKAEGVMKALSECLENRGLDIKIIFSGGHALDVVPKRGGKGQALVYLLNKFGDRKQPRNTLVCGDSGNDAELFTVPDVYGVMVSNAMDELLLWHTENVKNNPKIIHATERCASGIIQAIGHFKLGPNLSPRDVMDFPEGSLSSKNPGHEIVKFYLFYERWRRADIANSGKYIPNLKAICCPSGVFVNPSGQQQSLHDCVDELPKFYGDKQGEKFRVWVDRVTSTQIGLDSWSIKFDKWELSDEGPKGCTVTVVLCTTESAPDRFVWMHMHQTWLTGFGATDQTYSWLF; this is encoded by the exons ATGTTGACTCCAGATATAATTATAACGTCTGTAGGAACTGAGATAGCATATGGTGAATCAATGGTGCCAGACAGTGGCTTTGAGCAATTTCTTAATCAAAACTGGGACCGAGACATTGTCATGGAGGAAGCAGATAAATTTCCTCAACTGAAATATCAG TCAGAGTCACAGCAAAGACAACATAAGGTTAGCTTTGATGTAGAGAAGGAGAAAGCCGAGGGGGTGATGAAGGCTCTCTCAGAGTGTCTTGAAAATCGTGGG TTGGACATAAAGATCATTTTTAGTGGAGGCCATGCTTTAGATGTTGTACCAAAACGTGGAGGTAAAGGGCAGGCTCTTGTCTATTTACTGAACAAATTTGGTGACAGAAAACAACCCCGTAATACTCTTGTTTGTGGTGATTCTGGCAATGATGCCGAGCTCTTCACCGTACCAGATGTGTATGGTGTCATG GTAAGCAATGCAATGGATGAGCTTCTGCTGTGGCACACAGAAAATGTGAAAAACAACCCTAAGATAATTCATGCAACTGAGAGGTGTGCATCTGGAATCATACAGGCCATTGGTCATTTCAAGTTAGGACCAAACCTTTCACCGAGAGATGTTATGGACTTCCCAGAGGGCAGCCTTTCCAGCAAAAATCCTGGTCATGAAATTGTAAAATTCTACTTGTTCTACGAGCGATGGCGACGTGCAGACATCGCCAACTCCGGAAAATATATTCCAAACTTAAAAGCAATCTGT TGCCCATCTGGAGTCTTTGTCAATCCGTCTGGACAACAGCAGTCACTTCATGACTGTGTAGATGAACTGCCAAAGTTCTATGGAGACAAACAAGGAGAAAAGTTCCGGGTATGGGTGGATCGAGTTACTTCTACACAAATTGGATTAGATTCATGGTCGATTAAGTTCGATAAGTGGGAGTTGTCCG ATGAAGGGCCAAAAGGTTGTACTGTTACTGTTGTATTATGCACCACG GAATCTGCACCAGATAGGTTTGTTTGGATGCATATGCACCAGACATGGCTGACTGGATTTGGAGCTACCGATCAAACTTACAGCTGGTTGTTCTAA
- the LOC113337420 gene encoding ankyrin repeat domain-containing protein 13C-like: MSKKTDSITMKPEDYFHSPIHYAIAISDHKTLNKLLSTLPKLNDPSKIHTESDSISQEKTADSISSLLDRRDVPHRETPLHLAVRLNDTVSVKSLASAGSDVSLQNASGWNPLQEAVCSSHKNSEIALILLRLHHRAAWSKWRRRLPRLVAVLRRMRDFYMEISFHFESSIVPFVGKIAPSDTYRIWKRDGNLRADTSLAGFDGYKIQRTDQSFLFLGDGDSEHHIQPGSLLVLNRDEHKIFDAFENADSPLSEADINGFWEQTSVYRPGMDVTQAQLVPRMNWRRQEKTENVGEWKSKAYEIHNVVFSFRSRKVSNHNHHHRENSEENQNHNEKLVGVAEEEEEEEDDIILPLELDEDSDGFLVAENPRLSTSTSFSSSSSDRRRHSSFVRQDREWITVGAGRKSVDTTVTDRKRPPVPPPAAAQPVQMPLPSKEREYVKSLRPSVWLTEQFPLKTEEILPLLDILANKVKAVRRLRELLTTKFPHGTFPVKVAIPVVPTVRVIVTFTKFVNLQPVEQFYTPVTSPRHLCSNGDYYYQQQEEEKKRQQKDKQNNNNSSSSSWLRRSNSTLASSKQNQRCSSTAAAAPFQADEDPFAIPCNYTWSRNDDTANNKDQKLKKSKSIRKSK, translated from the exons atgtcaaagAAAACGGATTCTATCACCATGAAACCAGAAGATTACTTCCACAGTCCAATTCACTACGCAATTGCAATTTCCGAtcacaaaaccctaaacaaattaCTCTCAACTCTCCCAAAACTCAACGATCCATCAAAAATCCACACAGAATCAGATTCAATCTCCCAAGAAAAAACCGCAGATTCAATCTCATCACTCCTCGACCGCCGCGACGTTCCACACAGAGAAACACCACTCCATCTCGCCGTCCGTCTCAACGACACAGTCTCCGTTAAATCACTCGCTTCCGCCGGATCTGACGTTTCATTACAAAACGCTTCCGGCTGGAATCCGTTGCAAGAAGCTGTTTGTTCTAGTCATAAGAACTCTGAAATTGCGTTGATTCTACTTCGTCTTCATCACCGTGCTGCTTGGTCTAAATGGAGACGGAGATTGCCTCGTCTTGTTGCTGTTCTGAGAAGGATGAGGGATTTTTATATGgagatttcttttcattttgagaGCTCGATTGTTCCGTTTGTTGGTAAAATTGCTCCGTCTGATACTTATAGGATCTGGAAACGTGATGGTAATCTTCGTGCTGATACTTCTCTTGCTGGATTTGATGGATACAAGATTCAGAGAACAGATCAGAGTTTTTTGTTCTTAGGTGATGGAGATTCAGAACATCATATTCAACCTGGTTCGTTACTAGTACTGAACCGTGATGAGCATAAGATATTTGATGCGTTTGAAAATGCCGATTCACCGCTTTCTGAAGCTGATATCAATGGATTCTGGGAACAAACATCGGTTTACAGACCTGGTATGGATGTTACACAAGCTCAATTAGTCCCTAGAATGAATTGGAGAAGACAGGAAAAAACTGAAAATGTTGGGGAATGGAAATCTAAAGCTTATGAAATCCACAATGTTGTTTTCAGTTTCAGATCAAGGAAAGTttctaatcataatcatcatcaccgagaaaattcagaagaaaatcaaaatcacAATGAAAAATTAGTAGGagtagcagaagaagaagaagaagaagaagatgatattaTCCTGCCATTAGAACTCGACGAAGATTCAGACGGATTCTTAGTCGCTGAAAATCCAAGACTATCAACCTCCACTtccttttcatcatcatcatcagatcgGAGAAGACACAGTAGTTTCGTCCGTCAAGACAGAGAATGGATTACAGTCGGCGCCGGCAGGAAGAGTGTCGACACCACTGTAACAGACCGAAAAAGACCTCCAGTGCCGCCTCCGGCGGCGGCGCAACCAGTACAAATGCCGTTACCGAGTAAAGAACGCGAATATGTGAAGAGTTTACGGCCGTCGGTGTGGTTAACGGAACAGTTCCCATTAAAAACGGAGGAGATATTACCGTTACTAGACATATTGGCGAATAAAGTTAAAGCGGTCCGACGGCTGCGAGAACTACTTACGACCAAATTTCCGCATGGGACATTTCCTGTAAAG GTTGCAATTCCGGTGGTGCCGACGGTGAGAGTGATAGTAACATTTACGAAGTTTGTGAATTTACAGCCGGTGGAACAATTTTACACTCCGGttactagtccgagacatctgtgTTCTAATGGAGACTACTACTACCAGCagcaagaagaagagaagaaaagacaACAGAAGGACAAGCAGAACAACAACAATTCATCGTCAAGTTCATGGTTGAGGAGAAGTAATAGTACATTGGCAAGCAGCAAACAAAATCAAAGGTGTTCATCAACTGCTGCTGCAGCGCCATTTCAAGCTGATGAGGATCCGTTTGCCATTCCGTGTAATTATACCTGGTCGAGAAACGATGATACGGCCAATAATAAGGATCAAAAGCTGAAGAAATCCAAGTCAATTAGGAAATCAAAGTAG
- the LOC113337446 gene encoding sucrose-phosphatase 2-like isoform X2, whose translation MDRLDGPANLMIVSDLDMTMVDHHDHTSQLRFNALWESSYRHSSLLVFSTGRTVETYKWLKKDTPMLTPDIIITSVGTEIAYGESMVPDSGFEQFLNQNWDRDIVMEEADKFPQLKYQSESQQRQHKVSFDVEKEKAEGVMKALSECLENRGLDIKIIFSGGHALDVVPKRGGKGQALVYLLNKFGDRKQPRNTLVCGDSGNDAELFTVPDVYGVMVSNAMDELLLWHTENVKNNPKIIHATERCASGIIQAIGHFKLGPNLSPRDVMDFPEGSLSSKNPGHEIVKFYLFYERWRRADIANSGKYIPNLKAICCPSGVFVNPSGQQQSLHDCVDELPKFYGDKQGEKFRVWVDRVTSTQIGLDSWSIKFDKWELSDEGPKGCTVTVVLCTTESAPDRFVWMHMHQTWLTGFGATDQTYSWLF comes from the exons ATGGATAGACTTGATGGTCCTGCAAATCTTATGATAGTGTCAGATCTTGACATGACAATG GTTGACCATCATGATCACACTTCACAGCTAAGGTTCAATGCTTTGTGGGAATCCAGTTACCGTCACAGTTCTTTGTTAGTTTTCTCGACGGGGCGTACAGTTGAAACTTACAAGTGGTTGAAGAAAGACACACCAATGTTGACTCCAGATATAATTATAACGTCTGTAGGAACTGAGATAGCATATGGTGAATCAATGGTGCCAGACAGTGGCTTTGAGCAATTTCTTAATCAAAACTGGGACCGAGACATTGTCATGGAGGAAGCAGATAAATTTCCTCAACTGAAATATCAG TCAGAGTCACAGCAAAGACAACATAAGGTTAGCTTTGATGTAGAGAAGGAGAAAGCCGAGGGGGTGATGAAGGCTCTCTCAGAGTGTCTTGAAAATCGTGGG TTGGACATAAAGATCATTTTTAGTGGAGGCCATGCTTTAGATGTTGTACCAAAACGTGGAGGTAAAGGGCAGGCTCTTGTCTATTTACTGAACAAATTTGGTGACAGAAAACAACCCCGTAATACTCTTGTTTGTGGTGATTCTGGCAATGATGCCGAGCTCTTCACCGTACCAGATGTGTATGGTGTCATG GTAAGCAATGCAATGGATGAGCTTCTGCTGTGGCACACAGAAAATGTGAAAAACAACCCTAAGATAATTCATGCAACTGAGAGGTGTGCATCTGGAATCATACAGGCCATTGGTCATTTCAAGTTAGGACCAAACCTTTCACCGAGAGATGTTATGGACTTCCCAGAGGGCAGCCTTTCCAGCAAAAATCCTGGTCATGAAATTGTAAAATTCTACTTGTTCTACGAGCGATGGCGACGTGCAGACATCGCCAACTCCGGAAAATATATTCCAAACTTAAAAGCAATCTGT TGCCCATCTGGAGTCTTTGTCAATCCGTCTGGACAACAGCAGTCACTTCATGACTGTGTAGATGAACTGCCAAAGTTCTATGGAGACAAACAAGGAGAAAAGTTCCGGGTATGGGTGGATCGAGTTACTTCTACACAAATTGGATTAGATTCATGGTCGATTAAGTTCGATAAGTGGGAGTTGTCCG ATGAAGGGCCAAAAGGTTGTACTGTTACTGTTGTATTATGCACCACG GAATCTGCACCAGATAGGTTTGTTTGGATGCATATGCACCAGACATGGCTGACTGGATTTGGAGCTACCGATCAAACTTACAGCTGGTTGTTCTAA